Proteins encoded within one genomic window of Companilactobacillus zhachilii:
- the rseP gene encoding RIP metalloprotease RseP, producing the protein MTAIITFIIVFGILVIVHEFGHYYAAKKSGILVREFSVGMGPKIVAYRKNHTTYTLRLLPLGGYVRMAGAQEDDSEIQPGTMSSLVLNDDDKVTKIITSSKVYDANAVPVQISKADLVDDLVIEGYENGDESVTKKYSVDHDATIVEEDGTEVQIAPRDVQLQSVSVWKRMITNFAGPFNNFILAIVAAIIAAFMMGSVGTGTNQLGGVQSGSVAQKAGLKANDKILSVNGKKTNSWATLTENIQNNPGKNVTLNVESGHKTEQVKLTPKTVKQSGQKFGMIGITAKLDSSVLGKIKYGFTYSWSTSLTIFHALGKMVSGGFNINQLSGPVGIYSMTSKVASTGLINIILFTSMLSMNLGIVNLIPIPALDGGKILLNIVEAIRRKPIPEQYENVITLIGVGILVLLMVAVTWNDIQRFFIK; encoded by the coding sequence ATGACCGCGATAATTACATTTATAATCGTTTTTGGAATCTTAGTGATCGTTCATGAATTTGGACACTATTATGCTGCAAAGAAATCTGGAATTTTAGTTCGAGAGTTTTCTGTAGGTATGGGTCCAAAAATTGTGGCATACCGAAAAAATCATACAACTTACACTTTGAGACTATTGCCTCTAGGTGGATATGTTCGTATGGCCGGTGCCCAGGAGGATGATTCTGAGATCCAACCGGGAACGATGTCATCTTTAGTATTGAATGATGACGACAAAGTAACAAAAATAATAACTTCAAGTAAAGTTTACGATGCAAACGCGGTTCCAGTTCAAATCTCAAAGGCTGATCTTGTTGATGATTTAGTTATTGAAGGATACGAAAATGGTGACGAATCGGTCACTAAAAAGTATTCTGTTGATCATGACGCAACCATTGTTGAAGAGGATGGGACTGAAGTCCAAATTGCACCGCGTGATGTACAATTACAATCCGTTTCAGTTTGGAAACGTATGATCACTAATTTTGCTGGACCATTCAACAATTTTATTTTAGCTATCGTAGCCGCAATTATTGCCGCCTTTATGATGGGTTCAGTTGGAACAGGTACAAATCAACTGGGCGGAGTTCAAAGTGGCTCTGTGGCTCAAAAAGCGGGCTTAAAAGCTAATGATAAAATTTTAAGCGTCAACGGGAAAAAGACGAATTCTTGGGCAACATTAACCGAGAATATTCAAAATAATCCTGGCAAAAATGTGACGCTAAATGTCGAATCGGGCCATAAAACTGAACAAGTTAAATTGACTCCAAAAACTGTTAAGCAATCAGGCCAAAAGTTTGGCATGATTGGAATTACAGCTAAGTTGGATTCAAGTGTCCTTGGTAAGATTAAATATGGCTTTACATATAGCTGGAGTACATCACTAACAATTTTTCATGCTTTAGGTAAGATGGTCTCTGGTGGCTTTAATATTAATCAATTGTCAGGTCCAGTTGGAATTTATTCAATGACTTCCAAGGTGGCCTCAACTGGTTTGATCAATATTATTTTGTTCACATCAATGTTATCGATGAACTTGGGGATCGTTAACTTGATACCAATTCCTGCCTTAGATGGTGGAAAAATTTTGTTAAATATTGTTGAAGCAATTAGAAGGAAACCTATTCCTGAACAATACGAAAATGTCATTACCTTAATTGGTGTGGGTATTTTAGTCTTGTTGATGGTTGCTGTCACATGGAATGATATCCAGCGCTTCTTTATAAAATAG